The genomic stretch AGAAAGGAATCCCATCTTCTATTGTGACTATTGTACCGGTCACAGATCCTCAATTAGGCAACCAGGTTGACTCACGGTTCCCTGCTAAGCCACTTGGGAGCTTACCTATCCTTGCCATTCCAAAGGACAATCATGGTGCCCATTTCACATACATTCGTCAGTCGCTAGCTATTATGAGTTACCTAGACGAACTATGCGACAATGGCGAAGAGGGGTTCCCGCGCTCTCGTTATTCCATGCGTGGAGCCGATGCTCTCCAACGGGCGCACGTCAACGGAGTGATCGCCTTGGCGGACGAGTGCACGACTCAATGGAATGCCATACGTCTCTTCGGTACTGGTGCAGGACCTTTTCCTCTACCAGAGGCATCAAATGAGATGTTGCGTTGGGTTCGACGCTCACTCATGACGATCGAAGAGGCGTACAAAGATCGCGACATGGCACCGCCAATACAGAGTGAGAGGGACGAGTCCGCTACTGGCAGTAGCGTGAATCTCGCAGACATTGTGTTGTACCAGTTTCTCGAATTTACCGTCGACTGCTATGGCGTGGATATGACTCAGGGATCGGGCAAGATAGTAAAGGACGTTTATGGGCGATATGTCTTGGAGAAATTCCCAAAGCTAGAAGAGTTTTACAACGCATTTAAGACTCGGAAAAGTGTGATCAGAGATGTTGAGCAGGGAGAGGTACCGCCTTCGGCAGTTTTGGAGAAAATGAGAAATTGGCATAAAGGGAGCCTCTAATGctgaaaaggaaagagattGTACTTCTGCGTCGCGTAACACAGTCTGGATGAATGTAGCGAAGTAGCTTGATGGCTTTTGTAATCAGCTTTGAGATAGTCAAGTCCAACATGTATTATTACTTCTATCTTTTACATTCATAACATTTCCAATCTGCGCTTGAGATCTACATTCACATTTCCTCTCATATGACTTGTATCAGAGAAAGCTTGTAGGGGCAAGCACCACACCAAGAGCCTTACTGGGGCCCTATGACCAAAATTGACGTTTGAAATGGCCTCTAATTGGCTTATCTAGAGAGCTAGCCGAGACCTCTTTCTAGCGGATGATCCTCCGCTTGCTACAGAGCTAAGGTGGAATTTCTGCAAGGTCGTCAAGGAAATGTTGCGGGCATGGATCGGAGATCGATCTTCAACTTTCCGAAGCTGAGCTTGGACTGTTGAA from Trichoderma atroviride chromosome 3, complete sequence encodes the following:
- a CDS encoding uncharacterized protein (EggNog:ENOG41); this encodes MRQFPWLLYVYPWMPYPRRIIIYLREKGIPSSIVTIVPVTDPQLGNQVDSRFPAKPLGSLPILAIPKDNHGAHFTYIRQSLAIMSYLDELCDNGEEGFPRSRYSMRGADALQRAHVNGVIALADECTTQWNAIRLFGTGAGPFPLPEASNEMLRWVRRSLMTIEEAYKDRDMAPPIQSERDESATGSSVNLADIVLYQFLEFTVDCYGVDMTQGSGKIVKDVYGRYVLEKFPKLEEFYNAFKTRKSVIRDVEQGEVPPSAVLEKMRNWHKGSL